In Longimicrobium sp., a genomic segment contains:
- a CDS encoding tetratricopeptide repeat protein has product MSRPEATIEEILGLLPDLEELEVLRLRLVAAAVRDPGKEWDSSSAYTTIDKRIVTPEVVERAVDEAERALHEFVTLLHAGLRPLLQSFFAGDHDQAARHLVSLGESLEASGRLMGARQCYRAALTISLPLVEKGAQILALRRIGRVAVSVGDFQEAVAYYERSADLARDSGDVHGEVVGRIGIGNVRMWQGRWNEAESCYHEALSLTEAAATGLTLERGQIYNNLGNLTTRQQRLEESEGWFESAFRVWDSLDSPVDLAICHHNHAHLREAQERWDEARRGYETALKMSIPKVLRATIATDLAEWWLHEGHVTQADEWGRLAEEQAIAAGSPYTIGYMYQGRGNIARVLGDADGFTFFEKALEIAREKGYPFLEAETLLDYAALRAQNDGGEEAAAYLERAREIFRELGAAGEVERVNRALAALRAEADELEPEGEAPLAAAGD; this is encoded by the coding sequence GTGAGCCGCCCTGAAGCGACCATCGAAGAAATCCTGGGACTGCTGCCGGACCTCGAAGAGCTCGAGGTCCTCCGGTTGCGGCTGGTTGCCGCCGCGGTTCGCGACCCGGGGAAGGAATGGGACAGCTCCAGCGCCTACACGACGATCGACAAGCGCATCGTCACCCCGGAGGTGGTGGAGCGCGCGGTCGACGAGGCGGAGCGGGCGCTGCACGAGTTCGTCACCCTCCTGCACGCCGGGCTGCGCCCGCTGCTGCAGAGCTTCTTCGCGGGCGACCACGACCAGGCCGCGCGCCATCTGGTGAGCCTGGGTGAAAGCCTGGAGGCCAGCGGCCGGCTGATGGGCGCCCGCCAGTGCTATCGCGCGGCGCTCACCATCTCGCTTCCCCTGGTCGAGAAGGGCGCGCAGATCCTGGCGCTGCGCCGCATCGGGCGCGTGGCGGTGAGCGTGGGCGACTTCCAGGAGGCGGTGGCCTACTACGAGCGGAGCGCCGATCTGGCGCGCGACTCGGGCGACGTGCACGGCGAGGTCGTGGGACGGATCGGGATCGGCAACGTGCGGATGTGGCAGGGCCGCTGGAACGAGGCCGAGTCGTGCTACCACGAGGCGCTCTCGCTCACCGAGGCCGCGGCCACGGGGCTGACCCTGGAGCGCGGGCAGATCTACAACAACCTGGGGAACCTCACGACGCGGCAGCAGCGGCTGGAGGAGTCCGAGGGGTGGTTCGAGAGCGCCTTCCGCGTGTGGGACTCGCTGGATTCTCCCGTGGACCTGGCGATCTGCCACCACAACCACGCCCACCTGCGCGAGGCGCAGGAGCGCTGGGACGAGGCGCGCCGCGGCTACGAGACCGCGCTGAAGATGTCCATCCCCAAGGTGCTGCGGGCCACCATCGCCACGGACCTGGCCGAGTGGTGGCTGCACGAGGGGCACGTGACGCAGGCCGACGAGTGGGGCCGCCTGGCCGAGGAGCAGGCGATCGCGGCGGGATCGCCCTACACCATCGGCTACATGTACCAAGGGCGCGGCAACATCGCGCGGGTCCTGGGCGACGCGGACGGGTTCACCTTCTTCGAGAAGGCGCTGGAGATCGCCCGCGAGAAGGGCTATCCCTTCCTCGAGGCCGAAACGCTCCTGGACTACGCGGCGCTGCGGGCGCAGAACGATGGCGGCGAAGAGGCCGCGGCCTACCTGGAGCGGGCGCGCGAGATCTTCCGCGAGCTGGGCGCGGCGGGCGAGGTCGAGCGGGTGAACCGCGCGCTGGCCGCGTTGCGCGCGGAGGCGGACGAGCTGGAGCCCGAGGGCGAGGCGCCGCTGGCGGCCGCCGGCGACTAG
- a CDS encoding sigma-54 dependent transcriptional regulator, which produces MRVLLLDADRGVGRTLEPELNGHTELHSAQSLSEGLRMVAQAHWDLILLDADFSGGGLELLGRLHDGNPTPVVLLAQNPSMDLAMEAIRQGAHDVLPKPVPRGRVREILLGIEEVRRLRPLPSEVADDSTIVGASQGMMAVYKSVARAAASDATVLVLGESGTGKEMVARVLHSRSRRSRGPFVPINCAAIPENLLESELFGHEKGAFTGAIGRRIGRFERASGGTLFLDEIGDMSLALQSKILRALQEREIERVGGSSAVPIDVRIVAATNRDLHGAVAEGRFREDLFYRLAVVTLTLPPLRERGMDLDLLASHFVAHYAREHDRPVRAIAEEVFAALRAHPWPGNVRQLRNAMERAVVMSDGEVLLPQHLPPDILHPPAARGAGEEPGEMPLVTLEEMEKRMIRRALRETQDNLTMAAERLGIHRNTLRRKIAEYGIEH; this is translated from the coding sequence TTGAGGGTCCTTCTCCTCGACGCCGACCGCGGCGTCGGTCGCACGCTCGAACCGGAGCTTAACGGCCACACCGAGCTTCACTCGGCGCAGTCCCTTTCCGAGGGGCTGCGCATGGTCGCGCAGGCGCACTGGGACCTGATCCTCCTCGACGCCGACTTTTCCGGGGGCGGGCTGGAGCTGCTGGGTCGCCTGCACGACGGCAATCCCACCCCCGTGGTCCTGCTGGCCCAGAACCCGTCGATGGACCTGGCGATGGAGGCCATCCGCCAGGGCGCCCACGACGTCCTTCCCAAGCCCGTCCCGCGCGGCCGCGTCCGCGAGATCCTGCTGGGCATCGAGGAGGTCCGCCGCCTCCGCCCCCTTCCCTCCGAGGTCGCCGACGACTCCACCATCGTGGGGGCCAGCCAGGGGATGATGGCGGTCTACAAGTCCGTCGCCCGCGCCGCGGCCAGCGACGCCACCGTGCTGGTGCTGGGCGAGAGCGGCACGGGGAAGGAGATGGTCGCGCGGGTGCTGCACTCGCGCTCGCGGCGCTCGCGCGGGCCGTTCGTACCCATCAACTGCGCCGCCATCCCCGAGAACCTGCTGGAGAGCGAGCTCTTCGGGCACGAGAAGGGCGCCTTCACTGGCGCCATCGGACGGCGCATCGGCCGCTTCGAGCGCGCCAGCGGGGGCACCCTGTTCCTGGACGAGATCGGCGACATGTCGCTGGCGCTGCAGAGCAAGATCCTGCGAGCGCTGCAGGAGCGGGAGATCGAGCGCGTGGGCGGCAGCAGCGCCGTCCCCATCGACGTGCGCATCGTGGCGGCCACCAACCGCGACCTGCACGGCGCCGTCGCGGAGGGACGCTTCCGCGAGGACCTCTTCTACCGCCTGGCCGTCGTCACCCTCACCCTTCCCCCGCTGCGCGAGCGGGGGATGGACCTCGACCTCCTGGCCAGCCACTTCGTCGCCCACTACGCGCGGGAGCACGACCGCCCGGTGCGCGCCATCGCCGAGGAGGTGTTCGCCGCGCTGCGGGCGCACCCCTGGCCGGGGAACGTGCGCCAGCTGCGCAACGCCATGGAGCGCGCGGTGGTGATGTCCGACGGCGAGGTCCTCCTCCCCCAGCACCTTCCCCCCGACATCCTGCACCCCCCGGCCGCGCGCGGGGCGGGCGAGGAGCCGGGCGAGATGCCGCTGGTGACGCTGGAGGAGATGGAGAAGCGGATGATCCGCCGCGCGCTGCGCGAAACGCAGGACAACCTGACCATGGCCGCCGAGCGGCTGGGGATCCACCGCAACACGCTGCGTCGCAAGATCGCCGAGTACGGGATCGAGCACTGA